GACTATATTCAACTAATGTTTGAGAATGGGCGGCTCTCCAGGGCTAGTATGAAGGAAATGAAACGTGATATCCTATTTATGGAACATGAGTTGCGTGAAGAAATGGGCTAAGCCGTGAAGGAGAGGACAGATGTCAATGAATAACAAAATTGTGGCCGGTACCTGTGCGGTGATTGCCGCAGTGGGAATCTATATGTATGCGGGCAGCAGGGAAAAGGAACCGGCAGAGGTTGCCGGAACACCAGCCAGCAGCCAGATGGCCAGCCAGGATCTGAAGCAGATGGTAGCGGATTACAGCGCGCGTACCTTAACCTCAGAGTCGGCCTCCATTACCTGGGCGCAGCTCATCGTGGACAGCGGCAGTCCAAGCGAGGTAACCTACGATCTGCCGGAGGATGAATTTTTCCTGTCGGTGGCCCCGTATGTGGACAAGACGCATCCGTGCGCCATTCACAGTCTGACCGGCTGTCAGGGCGAGATGGCGGACCAGACCTTCGAAGTAAAGGTCGAAGCTGCAGACGGCAAGGAGATTATGAACCAGACCGTGAAGTCCCAGCCTAACGGCTTCATCGACCTGTGGCTCCCGCGCGACCAGAACTACCGGATGACGATCACGCACGAGGGCAAGGAAGCCCAGGCCGACATCTCTACTTTTAAGAATGATGATACTTGTCTTACGACGATGCAGTTGAGCTAACAAGGATTTCCTAAATTGAATAAGCAGACAGACTATAGAATAAAAGGAATAGCGCAGGTTGCACTCGTCATTATTATTCATCTGGGATTTATTGTTTTTTTGAAAATCAAAACGGTGGAGTGGCAGGAAGTAAAGAGAGCAGAAGTGATATTGACATATTGCGCTCCGATTTTTCTGTTGTATGCAACCTGTATCCGGTCACTGAAAACGAAGAAGCTCAGGTATAATCTGATTTGGCTATTGATCAGTTTGCTTCCCAGTATTGCCATTCTCTTTAAAATAAAAGAAATTGCCAGTGCAGAGCCTGCCGAACCCGTGTTTATTGAATTTCATTTTGAGCAGGGGTATTTAGAATTGATGCTGTTCTTTCCTGTTATCTACTCAGTTATTCAGTTAATATTGTGGGCTGCAATGTGGTTTATGATTTTATCTAAGGAATGAAGGGAAGACGGAGCGGCTGGAAAAGGGATAATGATGGACATCAGGTTGCCCGCACCCCAGCCAGAATGAACTCCTTGAACTGCCGGTCCGCAGCCCGGTCCTCCTCTGTAACTACACCGCCCCGCTGGCGCGTGAGGATCACGGCTTTTTGCAGATACATGAAATAGAGGTGGGTGGATTTGTGCAGGGTGTCCAGCCACTTTTTTTGGTCGTCCAGGGGTACAGATAGCATCTCAAGACTTAGGAACCGGGAGTACCAGACCTCCATGGCTTGCTTGAAATCAGGCAGCTCCGCAGGATTCTTCGCTAGTGTACTGTAGTAGACTCCAAAAATAGCATCATAATAGATCAAAGCCTCCTCCTGCTCCCGAAGCGCCAGATATTGCTCCAGAATCCTCTCCAGGGACTGTACAGGCTGACTGAAGTCGAAATCAAACAGCAGCTGTCCGAACATCCGCTCCAGGTTCTCGACATAGAGGCGGGCGGCTAATTCTTCCTTGTCATTATAATGAAGGTACAATGTGCGGCGGGAGACCCCTGCCTTCTCTGCAATCTGCGCCATCTCCGTACGCTCAATCCCCTGGCTGCAAAATAACTCCAGCGCCGCCTCCCGGATAATCTGCCCCGTCATTTGCTTCTGCTTCTCACGCAGATTCAAGGCTGTTCCCCCCTTAGGAAGCTGCTGCCTACAGAATACGGCTTGTGCTGATTAACCGCATCCCCCAGCCACTTGATAAGCTTCACGCCGTCCTGCTCTGCCTGGTAGAAGGTTCCCCGGGTGGCGAAGGTGTGGCCGGTGGTTCCTTTTGCAGCATCCAGCCCGTAATCCGTCAGATAATAGTAGTAGTTAGGTACAGTGTCTGCCAGCGAAGCGACCGATTGCCGCATTTCCTCTGACCATGTATGGATGACCTTCTGATCCCGCGGCCCGGTGTAATCATTGATATTGTTCTGAAAATGAATCAGAATCTCGTCATCTACCGAGTAGGATTGCAGCAGCACCGTTCCCGCAGGCATCAGGCGTTCATTCTCCCGGAAGGCGGAGCCGATCAGATCTGCTTCGGGAGCGTAACCGAAATTTTTTGCAAAATCTGCATGCCATTCCTGCTCCACCACCTCCGGCCATTTGTCCGATCTCAGATAAGAGCTGTCCGAATATTGGTAGATCTCGGAATCCTTATAATGTGCAGCAATCACAGGAGCCCAGAAGGCGGAACCGAACCCGCCGGCGCTCTCGCCTGCAATCAGCAGCTTCCCCGGCTTCTCCACATTGGCGTAAATCCAATCGAGGCTGCTCTGCACATTATTCCGTCCGTTATACCGCATCGTGAACCTGCTGCCGTCCTCCCGCGCATACTCCACCGTACGGTTGCCGATATGAAAGTCGCCGGTCGAATAGGGGAGATAGACCACATTCCATCCATGAAAAGGATTGTCCGGGTTCCCCGTATCTGTTATCCCACCCAGCAGCGTGAGCATATAGAATGGAATGTCGGGAAAATAGTTGCCCGTGTCCGTACCCTTCAGCAGGTTCATGAGCTTAATGGGGTGTGCGGCGCTCTTGGCATCCCAGCTAACCCCGCCCCCGGAGAAAAAGATGATCCAGTTGTTGCTCTCACCGTTTTTGGTCCAGATGAAATACTCCGACCCGTCACTGGACAGGGTGTTCCCGCCAAGCTTGACCTTGTTCCACTGGTATGGCTTCACTTCTGCGATGACGGACGTAGCGGTTGCCGGTCTCTGGATTACGAAGGCATAGACCGCAAGGACGGCAAGCCCAACGAGACTTACGATACCAACGCCTGTGTACAGTAGGATTTTCTGCATTTTACTCATGACACCGCTCCTTTTAACTGGAGTATACATCAAGTGAATTCGGTATACAAGGTGTATAATGAATGAGCTATGATTTTCAGGCCAGGAGCTTTATTTCTCATATTCCATAAAAAGTATCTTATGATAGAATTAGCAATATGAGAAAACTTAGCGCAAACATAGCTATATCCATCGTTCTAAGCGTTGTGCTGCTGGCACTGGCAGGCTGTAACAATAATAAGAATGTCGCTGGGGAACAGAGTGATGAGCAGACCGCTGCCGATTATATTGAGACGCTGGGCTACACCATCGTTGCCTCTGAAGGCGAGACGGCCAGATATACCCTGGAGCCGGACAGGCTGAAGAGTCTGGAGGATATGCAGCTCTGGGCGGTACAGGAGCAGGAAGCCAGCACTTACTTTGGAAAGGAGATTACAACGTATCAATTCATCGTGAGCCACCATCCCCTGGAGCAGCAATATCCCGCAGATGAATACAAAATATCTGCCAATGTGATGATCGTTGATCACAAGGTCATCGGCGGCAGCTCGGCTCCTCTGAGCACCACTGAGAATCTTGTCGTGGCAGGCGGCGAGTATTCAATTGAAGGGAAGACGCTGAAGGAGATCAAGGGAATGGAGTATTCGGAGTGGCTGGAGCATTGGAAGGGGAGGTATGGGTTGGGGGAGGAGTAGGAAATGGAATACGGTGAACAAAATACTCATGGGTGGTGGATGAAGATCAATGAACAAGGATGAATTATTGTCTCAGATCCTGAAATTTTCCGAAGATCAATATTCCAATGAACATCGCTTGAATGCAAGAATACAACTG
This region of Paenibacillus sp. FSL K6-1096 genomic DNA includes:
- a CDS encoding CueP family metal-binding protein, which codes for MNNKIVAGTCAVIAAVGIYMYAGSREKEPAEVAGTPASSQMASQDLKQMVADYSARTLTSESASITWAQLIVDSGSPSEVTYDLPEDEFFLSVAPYVDKTHPCAIHSLTGCQGEMADQTFEVKVEAADGKEIMNQTVKSQPNGFIDLWLPRDQNYRMTITHEGKEAQADISTFKNDDTCLTTMQLS
- a CDS encoding helix-turn-helix domain-containing protein; the protein is MNLREKQKQMTGQIIREAALELFCSQGIERTEMAQIAEKAGVSRRTLYLHYNDKEELAARLYVENLERMFGQLLFDFDFSQPVQSLERILEQYLALREQEEALIYYDAIFGVYYSTLAKNPAELPDFKQAMEVWYSRFLSLEMLSVPLDDQKKWLDTLHKSTHLYFMYLQKAVILTRQRGGVVTEEDRAADRQFKEFILAGVRAT
- a CDS encoding pectin acetylesterase-family hydrolase encodes the protein MSKMQKILLYTGVGIVSLVGLAVLAVYAFVIQRPATATSVIAEVKPYQWNKVKLGGNTLSSDGSEYFIWTKNGESNNWIIFFSGGGVSWDAKSAAHPIKLMNLLKGTDTGNYFPDIPFYMLTLLGGITDTGNPDNPFHGWNVVYLPYSTGDFHIGNRTVEYAREDGSRFTMRYNGRNNVQSSLDWIYANVEKPGKLLIAGESAGGFGSAFWAPVIAAHYKDSEIYQYSDSSYLRSDKWPEVVEQEWHADFAKNFGYAPEADLIGSAFRENERLMPAGTVLLQSYSVDDEILIHFQNNINDYTGPRDQKVIHTWSEEMRQSVASLADTVPNYYYYLTDYGLDAAKGTTGHTFATRGTFYQAEQDGVKLIKWLGDAVNQHKPYSVGSSFLRGEQP
- a CDS encoding DUF4830 domain-containing protein; this encodes MRKLSANIAISIVLSVVLLALAGCNNNKNVAGEQSDEQTAADYIETLGYTIVASEGETARYTLEPDRLKSLEDMQLWAVQEQEASTYFGKEITTYQFIVSHHPLEQQYPADEYKISANVMIVDHKVIGGSSAPLSTTENLVVAGGEYSIEGKTLKEIKGMEYSEWLEHWKGRYGLGEE